The following proteins are co-located in the Pochonia chlamydosporia 170 chromosome 6, whole genome shotgun sequence genome:
- a CDS encoding squalene synthetase (similar to Aspergillus terreus NIH2624 XP_001217260.1) produces the protein MGALYYLLHPNQLRSIIQWKLWHNPVHKRDPSTETETLRECFRFLNLTSRSFAAVIQELNHELLVPISLFYLVLRGLDTIEDDMTIPLDKKVPLLRNFHKTMEIDGWQYHESQEKDKELLEKFDVVITELKKIKPNYYKIIKEITIKMGNGMADYAQNDEMIKNGVDTIDDYELYCHYVAGLVGEGLTNLFVASELGNPKLAERPSLTESMGQFLQKTNIIRDIREDWEDGRRWYPKEIWSKHVDNWDDLFDPKNEAKALNCISDMVLDALKHCEECLFYMAGMREQSVFNFVAIPQGMAIATLELVFRNPDVLKRNVKITKGDACQLMTECTQNLYTVCEVFRRYARRIQKKNDPNDPNYLNISVRCAKIEQFIETLYPRQDPKQLTAENKQKQNKEPTMDPGETLVMFGVVALCLIFISGIMIGTAWLLGAQFPNIFKEAGIVIQKLSNPEASGTAIRDEL, from the exons ATGGGAGCTCTATACTATCTTTTGCATCCTAACCAGTTGCGTTCAATTATCCAATG GAAGCTCTGGCATAACCCCGTTCACAAGCGCGATCCCTCTACCGAGACAGAAACCTTGAGGGAGTGTTTCCGTTTTCTCAACCTGACGAGTCGCAGTTTCGCCGCCGTCATCCAAGAACTCAACCATGAGCTCCTTGTTCCTATCAGTCTCTTCTATCTCGTCTTGCGGGGCCTCGATACCATCGAAGACGACATGACGATACCTTTGGACAAAAAGGTGCCGTTGCTTCGTAATTTCCACAAGACCATGGAGATTGATGGTTGGCAATACCACGAGAGTCAGGAAAAAGAcaaggagctgctggaaaaATTCGATGTCGTCATTACCGAGCTCAAGAAAATAAAGCCAAACTACTACAAAATCATCAAGGAAATAACCATCAAGATGGGCAACGGAATGGCTGACTACGCCCAAAACGACGAGATGATCAAGAATGGTGTAGACACCATCGATGATTACGAGTTGTACTGCCACTATGTTGCTGGGTTGGTTGGAGAAGGCCTGACCAATCTCTTTGTTGCCTCAGAACTGGGCAACCCCAAGCTCGCAGAGAGACCATCCCTCACAGAGTCTATGGGTCAGTTCCTTCAAAAGACCAACATCATCCGTGACATCCGCGAGGATTGGGAAGACGGCCGCAGGTGGTATCCCAAGGAGATCTGGAGCAAGCACGTGGACAACTGGGACGACTTGTTTGATCCAAAGAACGAAGCAAAAGCTTTGAACTGCATCTCCGACATGGTACTCGACGCCCTGAAACACTGTGAGGAGTGCCTCTTCTACATGGCCGGTATGCGCGAACAGAGCGTTTTCAACTTTGTCGCCATCCCACAaggcatggccattgccactTTGGAGCTCGTTTTCCGCAACCCCGACGTCCTCAAGCGCAATGTCAAGATTACCAAAGGAGATGCCTGTCAGCTCATGACGGAGTGCACACAAAACCTGTATACCGTATGCGAGGTGTTCCGCCGATACGCCCGCCGAATCCAGAAGAAGAACGATCCTAACGACCCCAACTACCTCAACATCAGCGTGAGATGCGCCAAG ATCGAACAATTCATTGAGACACTGTATCCCCGCCAAGACCCCAAGCAGCTTACGGCCGAaaacaagcaaaaacaaaacaaagagcCAACCATGGACCCTGGCGAGACTCTGGTCATGTTTGGCGTTGTGGCTCTTTGTCTTATTTTTATTTCTGGCATCATG ATCGGCACGGCATGGCTACTAGGCGCTCAATTCccaaacatcttcaaagaAGCTGGTATTGTGATACAAAAGCTCAGTAATCCTGAGGCATCCGGCACGGCCATCCGAGACGAACTATAA
- a CDS encoding permease involved in the uptake of glycerophosphoinositol (GroPIns) (similar to Scheffersomyces stipitis CBS 6054 XP_001384520.1), which yields MDDDKAVAVIPQENHDSPTKGDAEAQVSPSEQVTSRRQKLSDIFTIFCSGFALISDGYQNNLMTMSNVLFKKEYPKEYTASVSTRVSNALLVGEILGQVVVGLTCDYLGRKTAIILTTLLIVLGGIMATASHGVTIDGMFWMLTVSRGIVGFGAGGEYPAASTSASEAANEHTPKNRGPIFILVTNLPLSFGGPFAVSVFLIVLSAAGESNLSTVWRVCFGIGVLLPLTVFYFRLKMLNSKLYRRGAIKKQVPYGLVIRYYWKTLIGTCGAWFLYDFVTFPNGVFSGTIISSVVSKSGNTLRSTAEWQLLLGAIALPGVLVGAFLCDRVGRKNVMMLGFSGYLVFGLIIGCAYDKITGIIPLFVIFYGLMQSSGNLGPGDMLGLISSESYATSVRGTCYGVSAAIGKTGAAVGTQAFTPIQERFGKRWTFIVAAICGVVGVLVTYFFVPKLTGEDLSKRDEEFRAYLLANGWNGEMGEADLKALAEDVDEEVVSGNQEKGVKVAA from the exons atggacgacgacaaggcagTTGCGGTTATACCGCAGGAGAATCATGACTCGCCTACCAAGGGAGATGCTGAGGCGCAAGTCTCTCCATCCGAACAGGTTACCAGCAGACGACAGAAATTATCTGATATATTCACTATT TTTTGCTCGGGCTTTGCTCTCATCTCCGATGGCTACCAAAACAACCTCATGACCATGTCCAATGTTCTCTTCAAGAAGGAATACCCCAAAGAGTATACCGCCTCAGTCAGCACTCGAGTGTCGAATGCCCTTCTCGTTGGTGAGATTCTCGGCCAGGTCGTTGTTGGTCTAACTTGCGACTACCTGGGTCGAAAGACAGCCATCATCCTGACTACGCTCCTTATCGTGCTTGGCGGTATTATGGCGACGGCTTCGCATGGTGTTACCATAGATGGCatgttttggatgttgacCGTGTCGAGAGGTATCGTTGGATTTGGAGCGG GTGGTGAATATCCCGCTGCCAGCACATCCGCATCCGAAGCCGCCAACGAACACACCCCCAAGAACCGCGGTCCTATCTTCATTCTCGTTACCAACCTGCCCCTCTCGTTTGGTGGCCCATTCGCCGTGTCagtcttcctcatcgtcttaTCTGCAGCAGGCGAGAGTAACCTTTCGACGGTATGGCGTGTCTGCTTCGGTATCGGCGTTCTCCTACCCCTGACCGTCTTCTACTTCCGTCTCAAAATGCTCAACTCTAAACTCTACCGCCGCGGAGCTATCAAGAAGCAAGTCCCATACGGCTTGGTCATCCGCTATTACTGGAAGACATTGATCGGTACCTGCGGCGCCTGGTTCCTCTACGACTTCGTCACCTTCCCCAACGGCGTCTTCTCAGGCACAATCATCTCGAGTGTTGTATCCAAGAGCGGGAACACCCTCCGCAGCACGGCCGAGTGGCAGCTCCTCCTCGGTGCCATTGCCCTGCCCGGTGTTCTTGTCGGAGCATTCCTCTGCGACAGAGTCGGGCGCAAGAACGTCATGATGCTTGGTTTCTCGGGATATCTAGTCTTCGGGCTCATCATCGGTTGTGCGTACGACAAAATCACCGGCATCATTCCCCTGTTCGTCATCTTCTACGGTCTGATGCAGAGTTCCGGAAACCTGGGGCCAGGTGATATGCTTGGCTTGATTTCCTCGGAGAGCTACGCCACCAGTGTGCGTGGAACATGCTACGGCGTGAGCGCGGCGATCGGAAAGACGGGCGCCGCCGTGGGAACACAGGCATTTACGCCTATTCAAGAACGGTTCGGCAAGAGGTGGACGTTCATCGTTGCAGCTATTTGTGGCGTGGTGGGCGTCTTGGTCACGTATTTCTTTGTGCCTAAGTTGACGGGCGAAGATCTGTCCAAGCGGGATGAGGAGTTTAGAGCGTATTTGTTGGCGAATGGGTGGAATGGCGAGATGGGTGAGGCTGATTTGAAGGCGTTggctgaggatgttgacgaggaggTTGTGTCTGGGAATCAGGAGAAGGGAGTCAAAGTGGCGGCGTAG
- a CDS encoding heme peroxidase protein (similar to Eutypa lata UCREL1 XP_007789034.1), whose amino-acid sequence MVPKRLVLATAIFGLSITAQFVDNTYIWPNDETDLLEHMLYEHSGYHVNSPASFVVPCGNVPFGKGRSGPAEWLRTAYHDMANADVPSGKGGIDASIGFELDRDENPVGGCSGGKVVIPFRGGRIDATGPGARGVPKPEESLDSHVAAFERQGFTKDEMIGLVACGHTLGGVHGVDFPEIVDVVNNTSEDDNTQMFDTTIEGETAFDNKVATEFVSNNTQNPLAFGHNATTRSDGRIFNADGGALITKMAASNDFFLDTCRDLLERMTNTVPRTVRLGKPIGIIPVKPSSLYATIVPHTGKMNVTGFVRLISRKNSWDADPSRKVKIHFRPRSGSCSKSKYLVVEAGEFSWSRSLYHQGGFPYFKKYQFAQEIPISRGVSGFDVEVIDTTDGSTTSTMHTNGGKGFPFNDAVVTQPGLTCNGQKDDGLFNLTVAVRDDAKLGSVKARIQLPRPLDALVPRITDMMVDLKRVGGVPGANYTLFNVRQRLPVGTYTFTYDLIASNGTHTEKRVFNDVTEIKACHRD is encoded by the exons ATGGTTCCCAAACGCCTAGTACTGGCAACAGCCATCTTTGGCTTATCAATTACCGCCCAATTCGTCGACAACACATACATCTGGCCCAACGACGAAACAGACCTCCTCGAACACATGCTCTACGAACACAGCGGCTACCACGTAAACTCACCGGCTTCCTTCGTCGTCCCCTGCGGAAACGTCCCCTTCGGCAAAGGACGCAGCGGCCCAGCCGAATGGCTCCGAACAGCCTACCACGACATGGCGAATGCAGACGTGCCCTCCGGAAAGGGAGGCATCGACGCCTCCATCGGGTTCGAACTCGACCGGGACGAGAATCCAG TCGGCGGCTGCTCGGGGGGAAAAGTGGTGATTCCGTTTCGAGGCGGTAGAATCGACGCGACTGGACCGGGGGCAAGGGGCGTTCCTAAGCCGGAGGAGAGCCTGGATAGTCATGTTGCTGCGTTTGAGAGGCAGGGGTTTACGAAGGACGAGATGATTGGGCTGGTTGCGTGTGGGCATACGCTGGGTGGTGTTCATGGCGTTGACTTTCCGGAGATTGTTGACGTCGTGAACAATACT AGTGAAGATGATAATACGCAAATGTTTGACACGACTATCGAAGGGGAGACTGCATTCGATAATAAAGT GGCGACTGAATTTGTGTCGAATAATACGCAAAATCCCTTGGCGTTTGGTCACAACGCGACAACACGATCTGATGGGCGTATCTTCAACGCTGATGGAGGTGCACTGATTACGAAGATGGCTGCGTCGAATGACTTCTTCCTCGATACGTGTAGGGACCTTCTCGAAAGGATGACTAACACTGTGCCCAGGACTGTGAGGTTAGGAAAACCAATTGGTATTATTCCCGTCAAACCATCTAGTTTATATGCCACGATTGTACCGCACACGGGAAAGATGAATGTCACTGGGTTTGTTCGG CTCATTTCTCGCAAAAATTCATGGGACGCAGATCCCAGTCGCAAAGTCAAGATCCATTTTCGTCCACGGTCCGGATCCTGCTCCAAATCAAAGTATCTCGTCGTGGAAGCCGGCGAGTTTTCGTGGTCACGCAGCTTGTACCACCAAGGTGGATTCCCGTACTTCAAGAAATACCAATTCGCACAAGAAATTCCTATCTCGCGGGGCGTTTCAGGATTCGACGTCGAGGTAATTGATACGACGGACGGTAGCACGACGAGCACGATGCACACAAACGGTGGGAAGGGGTTTCCATTTaatgatgctgttgtcaCGCAGCCTGGCTTGACGTGTAATGGGCAGAAAGACGATGGGCTGTTCAACCTGACTGTTGCG GTTCGAGATGATGCGAAACTCGGTTCCGTGAAGGCGAGGATTCAGCTGCCGCGGCCGCTTGATGCATTAGTACCGAGAATCACGGACATGATGGTTGATTTGAAGAGGGTGGGAGGTGTGCCTGGCGCGAACTACACGCTGTTTAATGTAAGACAGAGGCTGCCTGTGGGAACATACACATTCACGTATGATCTTATTGCGTCGAATGGGACACACACGGAGAAGAGGGTGTTTAATGATGTTACTGAGATTAAAGCCTGTCACAGGGATTAA
- a CDS encoding protease (similar to Trichoderma reesei QM6a XP_006966748.1), with amino-acid sequence MASFQNILIGLCLFWAQLIGAAPTANTNFGSTNLPIVNPGVADIIPNRYIVVYNSTFGDDVIDAKMSSFSAAIKKRNLNKRGLGGRTLSTEITAFKMNAWRAMALDADDSMIMDINSADEVEYVEADHWVTTKATTIVQTNAPPGLVRLSEKRVGDQGVYKFNDKGGEGITAYVVDTGVRVTHTEFEGRATFAANFVTNSANTDENGHGSHVAGTIAGATFGVAKNAQIKAVKVLDAQGRGENSAILKGMEFVINDVTKNNLKGKAVMNMSLGGSKSQAMNRAIQAVFNAGIVPVVAAGNENQDTANTSPGSAPSAITVGAIDATTDSRATFSNFGQSVDIFAPGVKILSVGIGSDIETKVLSGTSMASPHVAGLAAYLMSFQSFQTIDDVNTMMQQLAQKTNAQVRNNVPGTTSRIANNGF; translated from the exons ATGGCGTCTTTTCAAAATATCTTGATAGGGCTTTGCCTATTTTGGGCCCAACTAATCGGTGCCGCGCCGACTGCAAACACCAACTTTGGCAGTACCAACCTGCCCATCGTCAATCCTGGAGTCGCGGATATCATCCCTAACCGCTACATTGTTGTATACAACAGCACCTTCGGGGACGATGTTATCGACGCCAAGATGTCCTCCTTTTCcgccgccatcaagaagcGTAACCTGAACAAGCGCGGGCTTGGAGGTCGCACCCTCTCCACTGAGATAACGGCCTTTAAGATGAACGCGTGGCGGGCGATGGcacttgatgctgatgattcAATGATTATGGACATCAACAGTGCTGATGAGGTTGAATATGTTGAGGCCGATCACTGGGTAACGACCAAGGCCACGACGATTGTCCAAACGAACGCCCCTCCCGGCTTGGTACGCTTGTCGGAGAAAAGAGTTGGAGACCAAGGAGTCTACAAGTTCAATGACAAGGGCGGTGAGGGGATCACTGCCTATGTAGTTGACACCGGCGTACGTGTCACTCACACTGAGTTTGAGGGTCGTGCAACCTTTGCTGCCAACTTTGTGACGAACTCAGCA AATACGGATGAGAACGGCCATGGTAGCCATGTCGCTGGCACCATTGCTGGCGCAACCTTTGGTGTTGCTAAGAATGCTCAGATTAAAGCCGTCAAGGTCCTTGACGCCCAAGGCCGGGGAGAGAACTCTGCCATTCTCAAGGGGATGGAATTTGTCATAAACGACGTGACGAAGAACAACCTCAAGGGCAAGGCCGTTATGAACATGTCACTCGGAGGATCGAAGTCACAGGCCATGAACCGTGCAATCCAGGCCGTCTTCAACGCTGGTATTGTTCCTGTTGTCGCGGCTGGAAACGAAAAC CAAGACACAGCCAACACCTCACCTGGCTCCGCCCCGAGCGCCATAACCGTCGGAGCCATTGATGCCACCACCGACTCCAGAGCCACCTTCTCCAACTTTGGCCAGTCCGTCGACATCTTTGCTCCTGGCGTGAAGATTCTGTCTGTCGGTATTGGAAGCGATATAGAGACCAAGGTTCTCAGTGGAACTAGCATGG CCTCCCCCCACGTCGCTGGTCTTGCAGCCTATCTCATGTCCTTCCAATCATTCCAGACCATCGACGATGTCAACACCATGATGCAACAACTCGCTCAGAAAACCAATGCCCAGGTTCGTAACAACGTACCGGGAACAACGTCACGGATTGCCAACAACGGATTTTAA